The genomic window CTTATTGGCAAGGCCTATACCGCGGCCTTCCTGCCTCATATAAAGAACTACACCGCTGCCCTCTTTATTTATGGCTTTCATTGCAAGTTTTAACTGTTCGCCGCAATCGCATCTTTTCGAGCCGAACACATCTCCGGTGAGACATTCCGAATGTACGCGGACCAAAGAACCGCTCTTCTTTGGTTTTCCCTTGATAAGCGCGATATGATGATATTTATCTACAAAAGACTCATAAACAAGCACCTTGAAATCACCGAAGTCCGTAGGTATGACGGTTTCGGCTATTTTCTTAATTAATTTTTCAGATCTTCTTCTATATTCTATCAGGTTGGCTATCGAGCAAATTTTCAGATTGAACTTTTTTGAGAATTGCATGAGGTCATCGAGCCTGGCCATGCTGCCGTCTTCCTTCATTATCTCGCAGATAACGCCTACAGGGTGCAGATTGGCAAGCCTTAAAAGATCTACGCAGGACTCTGTATGGCCCGCCCTCACCAGAACGCCTCCATCGTTTGCCCTCAATGGAAAGACGTGTCCCGGCCTAACCAGGTCTTCGGGTTTTGCGCCGGGATTTGAAAGTATCTTTATCGTACGCGCCCGGTCGTGAGCGGATATACCGGTAGTTACGCCTTCTTTGGCATCGCAGGATATCGCCCACCCCGTCTTGTATGGATCGCGGGCATTTATCGCCATAGGATGCAGGTCGAGAGCGTCTAAACGTGAACCTTCCATAGGGACGCATATGAGGCCGCGGCCATGCGTTGCCATAAAATTAATATCAGATGGCTTGGTATGCTCACCCGCGATTATCAGGTCACCTTCATTTTCACGGTCTTCATCGTCTATGACAATGACCTGCAGGCCTGCTTTCAAATCTTCCAGTATTTCAGGAATCGTATTTAATTTCATAAAAAAACCCCAAGGTATTCCTCGGGGTACAATATATTATATGACTTAAAGACTATCTCTTTAAGCATCTTCTTCCATCCCGTCTATACGGTCGGCACTTGAATTTCACAAGTTCAGCGCTCTCTCTACGAGAGGCTCGCGGGCTTAATACCGCCGAATGAGGAATTTCGCCTCACCCCGAAGATGAGTTTATTATATCAAAATATACCGTCTTGTCAATATGTTTTGCCGCTGCGGCATAACCCCCGGGTCGGATTGACATACCATATCAAGTATGCTATTCTTAGTGCTATAAACGAGAAGGGACAAACTAAGAAATAATGACCGACAAAGAGAAGATGTTAAGACAGGAGTTGGAGCGCATGGAATGGGAATTTTCCATGCTGCACGAAGTTTCCAACGCGATGAGGACAACCCTTAAGTTGGACCAGATATTCTATATCATCCTTACGGCTCTGACAGCGCACGAAGGGCTGGGCTTCAACCGCGCTATGCTTTTTCTGGTAAATGAAAAAGAGAATGTGCTTGAAGGAGTAATGGGTATAGGGCCTCATTCCGGAGAAGAGGCCGGCAAGATATGGCAATCCCTATCCCAGAGAGAGATGACGCTGGATGATTTTATTTCGGCATATGCTAACTTTAAAATGGATCCTGAATCAAAATTAAACAGCATAGTGAAAGGCATGAAACTTCCCTTACGCGAAGATATGGGAGTTCTTGCGCTTACGATACTTGAGGGGATGCCTTTTGAAATAACCAACGAAGAGGCCAGAAAAAACGTCGATCCTGAAATATTAAGGATGCTTAATACGAGTTTCTTCGTGACAGTCCCTCTCAAGGCCAAAGACAGGATATTAGGCGCCATACTCGTAGACAATGTATTCAATAAAAAACCGATAACAAAGTCGGACGTGCGCATGCTTACCATGTTCGCGAACCATGCGGGACTGGCAATAGAGAATTCGCGCCTATATGAAGAGACGGTATATCTCTCGAATACGGACTGGCTTACGAAATTATGGAATTACGGAAGGTTCCAGCAGCTGCTATCTCTCGAAATAGAGAAGGCAAAGATGCGTTCGACACTCATGACCCTGGTCATGATAGACGTGGATAATTTCAAAAATTTCAACGACACTCACGGCCATTTAAAAGGAGATGAGGCCCTAAGAAACATCGCGGCCATACTTTACGGTAAATCCAGAAAATGCGATTTCGTCGTCAGATACGGCGGCGAAGAATTTGCGATAATAATGCCTGATACCTCAAAAGATAATGCAAGGCTATTTGCCGACAGGCTCAGGAGTGATATTGAAAAGTTCTACGCGGAAGATACCGCAATCTCACCCGAAAAACGCCTTACCATAAGTGCCGGCATAGCGACATACCCTGAAGACGCTGCCGCAAAAGACGAAATAATATCCTTAGCGGACGCGGCTCTCTACCGGGCAAAACGCAGCGGGAAAAACAGGATATATTTAGTTAATAGGGATATGGCCGACTAAAACATTTCAGGCGGGAACGCTCTCTTTATTATCTTCTACTTCCTGGGTAACTTTAGTTTTCGCTTTACTATCCATAAATTTTACAGATACTATCTTCGATACACCACGCTCCTGCATAGTTATACCATACATAACATCGGCAAGCTCTATTGTGCGCTTGTTGTGAGTTATAATAATAAACTGCGAAATTTTCAGGAAATCTTTTAATACGCGCGAAAATCTTTCTACGTTAGACTCGTCGAGCGGAGCGTCTATTTCGTCTAAGACACAGAATGGGCTCGGCTTTACCTTAAATATCGCAAAAAGAAGCGCGGTCGCGGTCATCGCCTTTTCCCCTCCGGAAAGAAGGCTTAGATTTTGCAATTTTTTGCCGGGCGGACGAACTATTATCTCTATACCTGATTCGAGCACATCCTGCTCATCTATCAGCACAAGCTCCGCCTGTCCACCTCCGAATAACAGCCTGAAGAAATTCTTGAACTCCACCTGTATCTTCTGGAATGTCTCTACGAATAACTCTCTTGTGGTCTTATTTATCTTCTGTATTGCCTTCATCAGCGAGTCCTTGGCGTTAACCAGGTCTTCCTGCTGATGCGTCAGGAAAGCGTGCCTCTCTTCCAATTCCTTGTGCTCATCTATAGCGACCAGGTTTACAGGGCCCATCTTATCCAGCTTCTCTTTCAACTCAGCGACTTGAGCCTTCAATGCTTCCCAGTCTATATTATCTTCCAGTTCAATATGAGTCTCTTCGAGGTCTATTTTGTACGACTGCAGCATCCTCTCCCTTAAATTTGTCTTTTTGTACGAAGCCTCGGTAAGCTTTATGTCCAGATCCCTTATCTGGTTCCTTAGTGATTCTACCGCGGTCTCTCTTTCCTTTAGCTGAAGCTCGTCAACGCTCAGCGCGTCGATCATCCCGGACTTCTCTTTCTCTACTACAAGAGATTCTTCGCTTAATATTTTTAGCTCTGCCGATATCCCTTCGTTCTGTTTCTTTAATTCCTCTATCTCTTCTCCGAGCGTACCGGCCCTTAAGGCATAGTCGCCAAGACTGGTTTCTTTGGCAAGTCTGTTTTCTTCAAGATCTTTAGTATTCAGCTCTTCCTTCTCCATCCTATTTCTCAAAGACTCTTCTTCCCTGCTCACAGACTGATTTTCTGCGACAAGAGTGGCTATCTCGAGTCCCAGCTTTTCCCGCCTGTCTCTTTTATCCGCTAC from Candidatus Omnitrophota bacterium includes these protein-coding regions:
- a CDS encoding bifunctional 3,4-dihydroxy-2-butanone-4-phosphate synthase/GTP cyclohydrolase II, which gives rise to MKLNTIPEILEDLKAGLQVIVIDDEDRENEGDLIIAGEHTKPSDINFMATHGRGLICVPMEGSRLDALDLHPMAINARDPYKTGWAISCDAKEGVTTGISAHDRARTIKILSNPGAKPEDLVRPGHVFPLRANDGGVLVRAGHTESCVDLLRLANLHPVGVICEIMKEDGSMARLDDLMQFSKKFNLKICSIANLIEYRRRSEKLIKKIAETVIPTDFGDFKVLVYESFVDKYHHIALIKGKPKKSGSLVRVHSECLTGDVFGSKRCDCGEQLKLAMKAINKEGSGVVLYMRQEGRGIGLANKLKAYQLQDEGLDTVEANEALGFKADLRDYGIGAQILADLGLSKIRLLTNNPKKVVGLEGYGLEVTERVPLIVRPSKSNKKYLKTKKEKLGHKIVV
- a CDS encoding diguanylate cyclase, yielding MTDKEKMLRQELERMEWEFSMLHEVSNAMRTTLKLDQIFYIILTALTAHEGLGFNRAMLFLVNEKENVLEGVMGIGPHSGEEAGKIWQSLSQREMTLDDFISAYANFKMDPESKLNSIVKGMKLPLREDMGVLALTILEGMPFEITNEEARKNVDPEILRMLNTSFFVTVPLKAKDRILGAILVDNVFNKKPITKSDVRMLTMFANHAGLAIENSRLYEETVYLSNTDWLTKLWNYGRFQQLLSLEIEKAKMRSTLMTLVMIDVDNFKNFNDTHGHLKGDEALRNIAAILYGKSRKCDFVVRYGGEEFAIIMPDTSKDNARLFADRLRSDIEKFYAEDTAISPEKRLTISAGIATYPEDAAAKDEIISLADAALYRAKRSGKNRIYLVNRDMAD